The following is a genomic window from Rhodoferax sp. PAMC 29310.
TCCGCGGGCGGCCACCGACGACTTCGAGCGCCATCAGCCCGACGTGCTGGTGCTGGCCTTCAACAAACTGGAGAAGGCCAAGAGTTATTACCTCGGACTCTATCGCCTGTGCCCCTCGATACAACAGCGACCTCACCGCACCATCATTCTTTGTGACAAGGATGATGTCAAGCCGGTCTACGAATTGTGCAAACAGCGGCATTTCGACGACTACGTGCTTTATTGGCCGATGGCCTACGACATGTTACGGCTGAATTTGGCGGTTCACCAGGCGCTGAGCGGGCCCGCTGCCATCAAATACGGCGAACCTACGGTGACACAGTTTGCAGCATCGGCGCGACGCTTAGGGGGGTTGGAGAGCTTGCTTTCACAGCCGTCGTCGAGAAGCGATGATTTCACACAAGCGTGTGCCCCGCACCTAGACTCGGTTCGCACACTGAGCGCTTTGGCTGAACGCGTTCGCCCAGTGCTGCTGATCGTGGATGACGATGAATTCCAGTGGAAGATTTTGGCAAGCGTTTTTAACCCAAAACACTACGAGTTATATTTTGCGGCCAGTGGTCTGGACGCACTAGCTCAGCTGCGTCGGGTGCACCCCGACTTGATTCTCATGGATGTACGGATGCCAGGGATGGATGGTGTTGAGGTGATGCGACGAATAAAAGCCACCCGGCGCCTCGCTGACATTGCGGTGATCATGGTCACCGGCCAGAGTGACAGGCAGGTCGTGACAGAGAGTATGAGAATCGGCGCTTCGGGCTTTGTAGTCAAACCGTTCGAGCGAGGCGCCCTGCTTGCCAAAGTGGTACAGGTATTGAATGACCGTTGATTCGTGTACCCAAGCCGCTGAACTGATCCACGGTCTTGAGCCACTCTCGCCAACCCAACTCAAAGCGACAAAAATGTTCGGCGGCATAAAACCGCGTTATCTCGATATGAACTTGCGGCGTGTCTGGGGGAAGTCGCCCATGTGTCGGTTGCTGACCCACCGCGTTAATTCTAGGGTGAGATTGTTTGAAAACAATCTGTCGATTTATCGACCCGGCAGACCAGGAAGTGCAAACGCCGGGCTGATATGCGCAACGAATATTTTTGAATTGGACTTCCTGGAGCCGGTCATTCGTGGACGCCCGCTTGCGCGCCATAGTCTCGCACCGGCGCTGTCTCACCCGTGCCCGGTGTTATTGCGTCGCTGGAAAGACCAGCGTCACGCTCAACCCGGGCTGCGCGTTGCTGATTGAGAACGTACCTCCGTGGGCCTGGGCCACCAGCTTGCAAAGGTACAGGCCAAGCCCGACGCCACCGGTGCTGCGCTGGCGGGCTGAGTCGGGGCGGTAAAAGGGCTGGGCCAACTTGCTCAACTGATCTTCTGGCACGCCAGGGCCGAAATCTCGCACGTTGATTTCAACGCCCTGCCCCGTCGCCCCTTCCAGCGCTTGAATGCTGATGCAGGGCGGGCGACTGGCTTGATTGCTGTGGCGCAAGGCGTTGTCCAGCAAATTGCGCACCAGTAGCCGAACGCGGGTGACATCCAGTGCCAACGCGGGCAAGTTAGGCGCCAACGCCTGCTCAACGCCCTCCCCGCCTGGCAAGCCTCGCACCACTTCGGCCACCAGTGCTAGCAGGTCGGTGGGCTCGCGCTGCAACGCGGCATGGGGGCTGGCAAGGCGTTCGCTTTCCAGCAGGTCGGTGATCAAGTCGCGCATCAAGGCCAGGTCGCGCAGCAAGGCGTCTCGGCTGGGGGTGACCTCAATCGTGTCAGGCAGCAGTTCGGTGTTCAAGCGGGCGCGGGTCAGCGGGCTGCGCAGCTCATGACTGATGGCCAGCAACAAGGTGCGCTTGGCCTCCAGCATGTGGTGAATGTCACTGCCCATGGTGTTAACGGTCGCCGCGAGTTCACCCAACTCGTCCGGGTGGCGGGCGTGGGGGATGGCAATGGGCTGGGCAAAGTTGCCGGCGCCAAAGCGCATGGCCCCCGCGCGAATGCCGCCTAGTGGACGAAGCAGCCGACGAACGTACAAGTAGGCCAGTAGGGTGAGCAGCAGCAAGGCGCCCAGGGCAAACAGCACCAGCTTGGGGCGGCGCTCAAACGCGCCGTCGTCAATGCCAAACACGATGGTGTGGCCGTCTGCCGTGGTGCGGGTTAGCAACCTGGCCCAGTTTTTGTCGCCGCCCCACTTTTCCTTCTCCCAGTCTGGCTGCCGCGGGCTGACTACTTGCCAGGCAGCCTGTCGGTGGTTGGGATGCGACTGCCAGTTGAGTACGGGGCCCTGAATGGATACGGTAATGGGCAAGCGCTGGACCAGCGCTTGGGCCTGAACCTGGTTCGGTGGCGAGCCAATGTCATGGGCCAGATGATCGACATAGTCCATTAACAAGGGGCGCGCCGCCTCCCGCCAACCCAGCGTAAACGCGTTTTGCAGGCTGGCCAGCATGGTGATACTCATGAACAGGGCCAGAACCAAAAACACCAACACCAAGCGCCAGCGCAAGGAATGGCGCACGGCGCGCAAGCCACGCCGCCACCCGGAAGTCGTGGCCGTATTGGCGTTTGTCATGTTTGTTGCGGGCGCAGCGCCAGGGAGTAGCCGACGTTGCGTTGGGTTTTGATGCAGTCCAGCGGCTCCAGCTTTTTACGCAGGCGGCTCACCACAATGTCCACCGCGCGAGTGAACAACTCGGCGTCATGGCCGCGCAGCTGGTTCAGGATGTCGTCTCGGCTGAATACCTTGCCCGGTGCTGCAGCCAGCAGGTGCAGCAAATCAAACTCGGTGCTGGTCAACTCCAGCAAGTCGCCCTGGCGATGGACTTGCCGGGTGGTGGGGTCCAGCGCCAAACCGTCAAACATCAAGGGAGCAGGCGCACTGCTGGGTGACGGCGCCAACTGCGCCGCTGAGCGGCGGCGCATGACCGTCTGAAGGCGGGCCACCAGTTCACGTGGCTCAAAGGGTTTGGGCAAATAGTCGTCCGCCCCCAGTTCCAACCCTACGACCCGGTCGGTCAACTCGCCGCGCGCAGTCAGCATGATGATGGGAATATCGCTCTCGGCCCGCAGGGTGCGGCACAGCTCAAAGCCGTCCATCTCCGGCAGCATCACGTCCAGAATGGCGGCGTCAAACCCACCGCCCCGCAGCAGGGCCAGACCGGTGCTGGGCCGTATGGCGCACTCCAGACTCATACCAAAGCGATGCAGGTAGGCGGTGAGCGGCCCACCGAGTTCGGCATCGTCGTCAATCAGGAGAATTCGTGGCATGGGAAATTGTGACACCTGCGCTGATGACGCACGATCAAGCGCCGCAGCCGGTGCTGCTGCGCGGTGTCTAAAGCGTCATAACAATCAGCCGCTTGCGTCACCGCGTTCATCAACGTGCCGCGTTGAACGGGTTTGACCGTCAAGAGGCTATGTGCCTGCTGACGGTCAAACCGCGGGCCCCAGATCAAAGCCAATAACTCGGCATGAGGCTCTTCAAGACCGCCCAGCAATGCCGGGCCGTGACAACGAACCTCATCGACCAAGCCTTGCCAAAGACGAGCGGCCATGGGGCTTAGTGCCCGCGGAACCAGCCACGGCGGCGCTCTTGCAACTCACGCACTTCTTTTTGCTGCTCCGCGCTCAGGCTGTCATAAAAATCGGCCAGCGCGGTCAACACCTTGGGTCCGTTGCCTTGTATGGCCTGTGTTTTTTGGTCCAGCATGGCCTGGGCGCGAACCCGGTCAAACTTGTCGCCTTGAATCAGCGCAGGAATCTCGACGCGCGGGTCGCCACCCTCACCCCGAAAGGCCGTGCGCTGCGCCACGATTTCATTGGCCAGTGCATCGAGCTTTTGCTGCTGTGCGGCATTGAGGTCCAGTTTTCGGGTGATCTTGCTCACGACCTTGGTTCGGACCTCGGCCACACCTTCGTCGCTCCAACTACCGTGATGACCGCGCGAACACGCGGTGAGCCCACCGACCACGACGGCAGCACCGAACAAGCCGACGAGGGTTCTTTTGATCCAGCGTTTCATGATTTTTCCTCCTTGAGAGAACTGTTGAACATGAACGCTATGGTGCCGGGCCAGCGACGCGGCGTCTTCTTGGCGCGGTATCGCTTTGTTTCGTTTTATTTCAAGGTGGTGGGGCGCGCCAGCCAGGCGTCTATCGCGTCACTGACAGCATCGGCTTGCTCCAGCGTGCTCATGTGGCCGCAGTGGGGCAACACCCGCAATTGGGCGTTGGGCAAGGCATCGCACATGGCTTGATGCTGCTCGGGTGGACTCCAGCTGTCTTGCTCTCCGCACAACACCAGGGTTGGGCAGGTGATGGCCGGCAACAGGGGCGTTGCGTCCGGGCGCGTCAGCAAGGCGTTGATTTGCGCCTCAAATTGCGCCGGGCTGCTGCGCTCCAACATGTCCAGAATGTGTTCAAAAAGCGGCGTGCTTCGTCGGTCGGGATGCACCATGGCGCGGGCCCGTTGGCTGCCCATGGCGCGCATGCCCTGGGATTGCGCTTGCGCCAAGAGGGTCAAGCGGGCGGTGCGTTCACGCGCACCTGCCGCGCCAGAAGCCAAGGGGTGTGCGCCAGTGTCCAGCAACGCCAGTCGCTGCAACCGCAGCGGGGCCAGACGCATGACCTCCAACGCCACCCGCCCACCCATGGAGTGCCCCACGAGGTTGAAGGTTTCGGTGGGTGCTGTTGCCAGCACCTGCTCGGCCATGGCGCTCAGTGAATTCAAATGACCATAGTCAGGCACTGTGCAATCAGCGATGCCGATGAGCGCCTGAATTTGGGGCGCCCAAACGGATTGATCACACATCAGACCCGGTAACAGAATCAAGCTATGCTTCAACCCACCTCTCCATCAAATTAGCCTCTAGCCCTTATCCAATATGCAAAAGTAGCTACTATAAACATAGCAAAAAGGTGTTAGAACCCTGGGGACGCCAGGCCTGCCGCTTACTCCACCCGGCTGATCCGGGCTGGTTTAAAGCCAAGATCGGCGGCCTTGCCCTTGCGCCCACGCAGGGCACGGGCGTTGTTCAGGCTGCGAATCTCCAGCGTTTCTTCACGCTCCTTGCCACCGCGGCCAATGCCTTCAATCTTCACACTGCGGGTGTACGCCACCGCGCCGGCCAAGGTGTCTTTGTCTTCCAGGCCAATCAGCATCAAGCCACGACCGCCATTGGTCATGGTTTTCATCTCGGCAATATCAAACGTCAAGATGCGCCCGCCAGTGGATGCACACGCCACATGGGTGGCGGGAATCACCGGGCTAGAGCCGGCCGTGTTGGCCACCACGGAGGGGGCGCACAGGGTCTCGCCTTCGTTGCATGTCAGATAGGCCTTGCCAGCTTTGTTGCGCGCTGTCATGTTCTCCACCGAGGCCATGAAGCCATATCCGCCGGAGCTGCTCAAGAGCAGCGTGGCGGTGGCCGGGCCGGCGAAATAGTAAGCAGGCTGGGTGCCCGACTCCAGATCGATGAGGGTGGTGATGGGTTGACCGTCACCTCGCGCGCCGGGCAGCAGCGCCACCGCCACGGTGTAAATTCGGCCGTTGTTGCCAAAGACCAGCAAGGTATCCACCGTGCGGCACTCAAAGGTACCATACAGGCTGTCACCCGGCTTGAAGGTGTACTCGGTGGGCGCCGCCGAGGCGTTGCCTGCCTTGTCGCGTGCCCAGCCCTTTTGCGCACGAACCCAGCCTTTTTGACTGACCACCACGGTGACCGGTTCGTCCACCACCTTGATCTCCAGCACGGCTTTTTTCTCGGCCTGAATCAGCGTGCGACGGGGGTCAGCGAAGGTCTTGGCGTCGGTCTCGATCTCTTTGATCATCAGACGGCGCAAGGCCGTGGGGTTGCCCAGAATTTCTTCGAGCTTCTTTTGCTCGTCGCGCAAGCCAGACAGCTCTTGCTCAATCTTGATGGCCTCCAGCCGGGCCAACTGGCGCAGCCGGATTTCAAGAATGTCTTCGGCCTGACGTTCAGACAGGTTGAACCGGGCAATGAGCGCCGCCTTGGGGTCGTCCGCTTGGCGAATGATGGCAATCACTTCGTCAATATTGAGCAGCACCAGCTGGCGGCCTTCCAGAATATGGATGCGGTCCAGCACCTTGTTCAGACGGTAGCGGGAACGGCGCTCGATGGTGATCTGGCGGAACTCGATCCACTCGGTCAGCATCTGGCGCAAGGACTTCTGCGTGGGCCTGCCGTCAATGCCAATCATGGTGAGGTTGATGGGCGAAGACGTCTCCAGACTGGTGTGGGCCAGCAAGGTGGTGATCAGCTCCTGCTGCTGGATACGGCTGGTCTTGGGCTCGCACACCAAGCGCACCGCCGCGTCTTTGCTGGACTCGTCACGGACCACGTCGAGTACCGAGAGCAAGGTGGCTTTCAGCTGGGTTTGATCCAGCGTGAGCGCTTTTTTGCCGGTCTTGATCTTGGGGTTGCTCAGCTCTTCAATTTCTTCCAACACCCGCTGGGTGCTGACACCGGGCGGCAACTCAGTGACCACAAGTTGCCACTGGCCGCGCGCCAGATCTTCAATCTTCCAGCGCGCACGGCACTTCAGCGAGCCGCGCCCGGTGCGATACGCCTCATGGATATCACCCGCAGAACTGATGATCTGGCCGCCACCGGGGTAGTCCGGGCCGGGCACTAGGGCAAACAAGGCGTCATCCGCCAGTTGCGGTGTCTTGATCAAGGCCACGCAGGCGTCGGCAATTTCGCGCAGGTTGTGGCTGGGGATCTCGGTGGCCAAACCCACGGCAATGCCGCTGGCACCGTTCAGCAAAGAGAACGGAAGGCGCGCCGGCAACTGACGCGGTTCCTCGGTCGAGCCGTCGTAGTTGGGCGTGAAATCAACTGTGCCTTCGTCAATCTCATTAAGCAAGAGACTGGTGATCTTGGCCAGACGCGCCTCGGTGTAACGCATGGCGGCCGCACCATCGCCGTCCCGAGAACCGAAATTTCCCTGACCATCAATCAGCGGATAGCGCTGGCTGAAGTCTTGCGCCATGCGCACCAGGGCGTCGTAAGCAGCCTGGTCACCGTGCGGGTGAAACCGACCGAGCACGTCGCCCACGACGCGAGCGCACTTGACAGGGCGAGCCCCGGTGTTGCCATTGGCACCCCCAAAGCCCAGCCCCATGCGGGACATGGAGTACAGAATTCGGCGCTGAACCGGCTTTTGCCCATCACAAACGTCAGGCAAGGCGCGGCCCTTGACCACGCTGAGGGCGTATTCCAGATAGGCGCGCTGCGCGTAATTGGCCAGATTCAGCTCGTCGTCGCCCTCAGGCTGAGGGACGGGGGGAAATTCCAGGGTGGATTGATCGCTCATTGAATCTCGTCTGTCTCAATTGGGAAGGTTGAGTTCGCGGGCATGGCTGATGCCGACGAAGTCATGTTGGAACGGCCAGTGGCACCACCGTACAACAGCATTTGCACACGGTTGGGTGGGTTGGCCTGAAAAGCCGCCATCAAGGGCGGCTTGAGCACGACGTAAAGCGCCATGACGGTTTTGACGTAACGCTGGGTTTCTTTGTAACTGGGGATTTGGTTGCCCGCCCGCTGCACCGCGCCTTCGCCGGCGTTGTAGGCGGCTAACGCCAACTCGACTTGGCCCGGAAACAGGTTCAGTAGGTAGTGCAGATAGCGGCTACCCGTCTCGATATTCACGCCCGGATTGGTCAATTTTTGGGCCACTGAACGCTTTTTGTCGTCCTTGACGCCAAACCGGGACGCGGTGGCCGGCATGAGTTGCATCAAGCCGGTGGCCCCACGGGGCGACACGGCGCCGGCGTCAAAACCTGATTCGGTGGCGATGATGGCCTGCAGCAACTCATAGTCGATCTCATGCGCTGCAGCCGCTTCTTGCAAATGGTGTTTGACGGCTTTGTAAGCGGGAAAGATATCGAAGAACACCAGCACTTTGGACATAGCGGGCGAGGTTGACTCTGCAGAGGGAGCCGTCGACTCACCCAATGCTGCAGTGTCCACCACCGCGTTCCCCTGTGCGTAAAGCTCATAGCGGTCATCCAGCCGTTCGGCGGCGAAGTGTGCCATGCCTTTGGCATCGACATAGGCCCACACATCCGCCCGAGCCGAAAGCATCAAAATAGTTAGCAACAAGCCCATAAAAATAGAGCGCTTGAGACCTAAAAGGCACTCAAATTTTGGCATGAATCGCAGGCGCCGGATCATCTCGTCAAACGTCGATTTCGACGGAGTCGCCATGCAACTCCATCAACTCGCGCCGCGCTGCGGCCTCGCCTTTGCCCATCAATTTGGTGATGAGGTTTTCAGTTTGCGCAAAGTCAATATTGCCCAGCTTCACGGGCAGCAAACGGCGGGTGTCAGGGTTGAGCGTGGTGTCCCACAGCTGTTCGGCGTTCATTTCACCCAGACCTTTGAAGCGGCTGATGCTCCAAGCGCCTTCGCGCACGCCTTCTTTGCGCAGCTTGTCCAGAATGGCGACCAACTCGCCCTCGTCCAGCGCATAGGTTTTGGAAGCCGGTTTCTTGCCACGCGCTGGTGCATCCACGCGAAACAAGGGCGGGCGGGCCACAAACACATGGCCGGTTTCGATGAGTTTGGGGAAATGTTTGAAGAACAGCGTCAGCAACAACACCTGAATGTGGGAGCCGTCGACATCCGCGTCCGACAAGATGCAGACCTTGCCGTAACGCAGACCCGATAAATCCGGCGTGTCGTTGGGGCCATGGGGATCCACTCCAATGGCCACGGAAATGTCGTGAATCTCGGTATTGGCAAACAGCCGGTCGCGCTCAACCTCCCAGGTGTTCAACACCTTGCCGCGCAAGGGCAGAATCGCTTGGCTTTCTTTGTCGCGCCCCATCTTGGCGCTGCCACCGGCGGAGTCACCCTCCACCAGAAACACTTCGTTGTGGCTGATGTCACGGCTTTCACAGTCAGTGAGTTTGCCGGGCAACACCGCCACGCCCGAGCCTTTGCGTTTTTCGACCTTTTGACCGGCTTTTTGGCGGATTTGCGCCGCCTTGATGGTGAGTTCAGCCAGCTTGCGACCGTATTCAACGTGCTGGTTCAGCCAGAGTTCCAGCGTGGGACGCACAAAGCTGGACACCAAGCGCACCGCATCGCGAGAATTCAGGCGCTCCTTGATCTGGCCTTGAAACTGGGGGTCCAGCACTTTGGCCGACAGCACGTAGCTGGCGCGTGCGAACACATCTTCGGGCAACAGCTTGACGCCTTTGGGCAGCAAGGAGTGCAGCTCAATAAAGCTCTTCACCGCCGTGAACAAGCCATCACGCAAGCCACTTTCATGGGTGCCGCCAGCGCTGGTGGGGATCAAATTGACATAGCTTTCACGCACAGGTTGACCGTCTTCGGTGAAGGCCACGCACCAGGCGGCGCCCTCGCCTTCGGCGAAGTTGTCACTCTGGGCGTCTGCAAAGCCGTCGCCCTCGAACACGGGAATCACCAGTTCACCGGTCAACGTCTGCAACAGGTAGTCGCGCAGGCCGCCTTTGTAAAGCCAGACCTGCGTTTCCTTGGTTTTTTCATTGACCAGCGTCATAGTGACGCCAGGCATCAGCACCGCCTTGCTGCGCAGCAGGTGAGCCAATGGCGCCATCGGCAAAGCGAGAGACTCGAAGTATTTGCCATCAGGCCATACGCGCACGGTGGTGCCGGATTTACGGTCACCCTCTCCATTTTTGCGAATTTGCAAGGGCTCGACGACGTCGCCGGCCTCAAACACCAAGCGGGCAACCATGCCCTCCCGGTGGGTGGTGGCTTCCAGTCGCAAGGACAGCGCGTTGGTAACGCTAACGCCCACGCCGTGCAGGCCGCCGGAGAAGCTGTAGGCCCCGCCCTTGCCCTTGTCAAACTTGCCACCGGCGTGCAGCTGGGTAAACACCAGCTCAATCACCGGGGCATTTTCCTCAGGGTGCATGCCATAAGGAATGCCCCGGCCATCATCTTCAATGCTGACCGAGCCGTCGCCGTGCAGCGTGACCTTGATTTTTTTGCCATGACCGGCCAATGCCTCGTCGGCCGCATTGTCCAGCACTTCCTGAATGACGTGAAGCGGATTGTCCGTGCGGGTGTACATGCCGGGACGCTGTTTGACAGGCTCCAGTCCCTTGAGGACGCGGATGGAACCTTCTGAATATTCGCTGGTGGGTTTGAGTGCCATAGCTTTCAATTCTAATCTGCAAGATGACACAAGCTGTATATAGATACAGCGAACAAAAGGCATCAGTATCATTGATGGCACCGGGTTGACTCCGGATTGGCTACATTTCACCGATGCAAAAAAATAATCAACCGTTGTCTATGCTGCAAATCCTAGTGTGCGGCGGGGCCATCGTGACCCTGTCCATGGGCATTCGCCATGGCTTTGGCCTATGGCTGCAACCCATCACGCAAAGCCAGGAATGGAGCCGGGAAACTTTTGCCTTTGCCATTGCGATTCAAAATCTCGCGTGGGGCGTATCGGGCATCTTTGCGGGCATGTTGGCCGACCGGTTTGGGGCCTTTCGGGTCATCCTGGCCGGCGCGGTGCTTTACGCGCTGGGATTGTTCGGCATGGCCACCGCCAGCAGCCCGTTGGTATTTACCATCACCGCAGGCGTTCTCATCGGCATAGCCCAGGCGGGCACAACGTATGCCGTGGTCTATG
Proteins encoded in this region:
- the parC gene encoding DNA topoisomerase IV subunit A, translated to MSDQSTLEFPPVPQPEGDDELNLANYAQRAYLEYALSVVKGRALPDVCDGQKPVQRRILYSMSRMGLGFGGANGNTGARPVKCARVVGDVLGRFHPHGDQAAYDALVRMAQDFSQRYPLIDGQGNFGSRDGDGAAAMRYTEARLAKITSLLLNEIDEGTVDFTPNYDGSTEEPRQLPARLPFSLLNGASGIAVGLATEIPSHNLREIADACVALIKTPQLADDALFALVPGPDYPGGGQIISSAGDIHEAYRTGRGSLKCRARWKIEDLARGQWQLVVTELPPGVSTQRVLEEIEELSNPKIKTGKKALTLDQTQLKATLLSVLDVVRDESSKDAAVRLVCEPKTSRIQQQELITTLLAHTSLETSSPINLTMIGIDGRPTQKSLRQMLTEWIEFRQITIERRSRYRLNKVLDRIHILEGRQLVLLNIDEVIAIIRQADDPKAALIARFNLSERQAEDILEIRLRQLARLEAIKIEQELSGLRDEQKKLEEILGNPTALRRLMIKEIETDAKTFADPRRTLIQAEKKAVLEIKVVDEPVTVVVSQKGWVRAQKGWARDKAGNASAAPTEYTFKPGDSLYGTFECRTVDTLLVFGNNGRIYTVAVALLPGARGDGQPITTLIDLESGTQPAYYFAGPATATLLLSSSGGYGFMASVENMTARNKAGKAYLTCNEGETLCAPSVVANTAGSSPVIPATHVACASTGGRILTFDIAEMKTMTNGGRGLMLIGLEDKDTLAGAVAYTRSVKIEGIGRGGKEREETLEIRSLNNARALRGRKGKAADLGFKPARISRVE
- a CDS encoding HAMP domain-containing sensor histidine kinase, translating into MTNANTATTSGWRRGLRAVRHSLRWRLVLVFLVLALFMSITMLASLQNAFTLGWREAARPLLMDYVDHLAHDIGSPPNQVQAQALVQRLPITVSIQGPVLNWQSHPNHRQAAWQVVSPRQPDWEKEKWGGDKNWARLLTRTTADGHTIVFGIDDGAFERRPKLVLFALGALLLLTLLAYLYVRRLLRPLGGIRAGAMRFGAGNFAQPIAIPHARHPDELGELAATVNTMGSDIHHMLEAKRTLLLAISHELRSPLTRARLNTELLPDTIEVTPSRDALLRDLALMRDLITDLLESERLASPHAALQREPTDLLALVAEVVRGLPGGEGVEQALAPNLPALALDVTRVRLLVRNLLDNALRHSNQASRPPCISIQALEGATGQGVEINVRDFGPGVPEDQLSKLAQPFYRPDSARQRSTGGVGLGLYLCKLVAQAHGGTFSISNAQPGLSVTLVFPATQ
- a CDS encoding response regulator transcription factor, whose protein sequence is MPRILLIDDDAELGGPLTAYLHRFGMSLECAIRPSTGLALLRGGGFDAAILDVMLPEMDGFELCRTLRAESDIPIIMLTARGELTDRVVGLELGADDYLPKPFEPRELVARLQTVMRRRSAAQLAPSPSSAPAPLMFDGLALDPTTRQVHRQGDLLELTSTEFDLLHLLAAAPGKVFSRDDILNQLRGHDAELFTRAVDIVVSRLRKKLEPLDCIKTQRNVGYSLALRPQQT
- a CDS encoding Spy/CpxP family protein refolding chaperone, yielding MKRWIKRTLVGLFGAAVVVGGLTACSRGHHGSWSDEGVAEVRTKVVSKITRKLDLNAAQQQKLDALANEIVAQRTAFRGEGGDPRVEIPALIQGDKFDRVRAQAMLDQKTQAIQGNGPKVLTALADFYDSLSAEQQKEVRELQERRRGWFRGH
- a CDS encoding alpha/beta fold hydrolase; translation: MCDQSVWAPQIQALIGIADCTVPDYGHLNSLSAMAEQVLATAPTETFNLVGHSMGGRVALEVMRLAPLRLQRLALLDTGAHPLASGAAGARERTARLTLLAQAQSQGMRAMGSQRARAMVHPDRRSTPLFEHILDMLERSSPAQFEAQINALLTRPDATPLLPAITCPTLVLCGEQDSWSPPEQHQAMCDALPNAQLRVLPHCGHMSTLEQADAVSDAIDAWLARPTTLK
- a CDS encoding DNA topoisomerase IV subunit B, with amino-acid sequence MALKPTSEYSEGSIRVLKGLEPVKQRPGMYTRTDNPLHVIQEVLDNAADEALAGHGKKIKVTLHGDGSVSIEDDGRGIPYGMHPEENAPVIELVFTQLHAGGKFDKGKGGAYSFSGGLHGVGVSVTNALSLRLEATTHREGMVARLVFEAGDVVEPLQIRKNGEGDRKSGTTVRVWPDGKYFESLALPMAPLAHLLRSKAVLMPGVTMTLVNEKTKETQVWLYKGGLRDYLLQTLTGELVIPVFEGDGFADAQSDNFAEGEGAAWCVAFTEDGQPVRESYVNLIPTSAGGTHESGLRDGLFTAVKSFIELHSLLPKGVKLLPEDVFARASYVLSAKVLDPQFQGQIKERLNSRDAVRLVSSFVRPTLELWLNQHVEYGRKLAELTIKAAQIRQKAGQKVEKRKGSGVAVLPGKLTDCESRDISHNEVFLVEGDSAGGSAKMGRDKESQAILPLRGKVLNTWEVERDRLFANTEIHDISVAIGVDPHGPNDTPDLSGLRYGKVCILSDADVDGSHIQVLLLTLFFKHFPKLIETGHVFVARPPLFRVDAPARGKKPASKTYALDEGELVAILDKLRKEGVREGAWSISRFKGLGEMNAEQLWDTTLNPDTRRLLPVKLGNIDFAQTENLITKLMGKGEAAARRELMELHGDSVEIDV
- a CDS encoding lytic transglycosylase domain-containing protein, which translates into the protein MATPSKSTFDEMIRRLRFMPKFECLLGLKRSIFMGLLLTILMLSARADVWAYVDAKGMAHFAAERLDDRYELYAQGNAVVDTAALGESTAPSAESTSPAMSKVLVFFDIFPAYKAVKHHLQEAAAAHEIDYELLQAIIATESGFDAGAVSPRGATGLMQLMPATASRFGVKDDKKRSVAQKLTNPGVNIETGSRYLHYLLNLFPGQVELALAAYNAGEGAVQRAGNQIPSYKETQRYVKTVMALYVVLKPPLMAAFQANPPNRVQMLLYGGATGRSNMTSSASAMPANSTFPIETDEIQ
- a CDS encoding PleD family two-component system response regulator — translated: MSTPAANPGNILIATDSVSDAATVRKNLDEEFKHVMTSTNPRAATDDFERHQPDVLVLAFNKLEKAKSYYLGLYRLCPSIQQRPHRTIILCDKDDVKPVYELCKQRHFDDYVLYWPMAYDMLRLNLAVHQALSGPAAIKYGEPTVTQFAASARRLGGLESLLSQPSSRSDDFTQACAPHLDSVRTLSALAERVRPVLLIVDDDEFQWKILASVFNPKHYELYFAASGLDALAQLRRVHPDLILMDVRMPGMDGVEVMRRIKATRRLADIAVIMVTGQSDRQVVTESMRIGASGFVVKPFERGALLAKVVQVLNDR